The Pseudomonadota bacterium genome includes a region encoding these proteins:
- a CDS encoding PilN domain-containing protein, with protein sequence MIQDRVNEYWAQLRGRYRSSPLPAFLRWWRGELAGMLPAGLRRRMIPPRPVVLLLPDGDGDQVSVWAGSEPPEQRDRFDLRSDPALQRDRWRALLDEFRDGNPEVRLCLPPDQVLQCPVELPLAVESNLGQALRYQLDQITPFSADQVCFDYAVVERDPERGRLKLDLRLVPVARVDELTTLLGAIGVRPHAVDCLASADDSIVAEGFNLLSESERPRYVYARARTNWLLAGALVGVLAVVMAVSLIVRQQAVDRLNRDVEQLRAQAEAVLALQQELDEALNAANFLAEHRRQRPVFVRVLDEITRILPDDMWLQQLQLKENELEMHGMADGAQRLIELIDDAEMLTDAEFRGSIDIDPNTGRERFRAAARVLTQNERDAAAAESRE encoded by the coding sequence ATGATCCAGGATCGAGTCAACGAATACTGGGCCCAATTGCGGGGCCGATACCGCAGCAGCCCGCTGCCGGCATTCTTGCGCTGGTGGCGGGGCGAGCTGGCCGGAATGCTGCCGGCCGGGCTCAGGCGCCGCATGATTCCGCCCAGGCCGGTGGTCTTGCTGCTGCCGGACGGCGACGGCGACCAAGTGTCGGTCTGGGCCGGGAGCGAGCCGCCGGAACAGCGCGATCGGTTCGATCTGCGCTCCGATCCTGCGCTGCAGCGTGATCGCTGGCGTGCCCTGCTGGATGAGTTTCGCGACGGCAATCCGGAAGTGCGGCTGTGTCTGCCGCCTGATCAGGTGCTGCAGTGCCCGGTGGAGCTGCCCCTGGCGGTCGAATCGAACCTGGGCCAGGCGTTGCGCTACCAGCTCGACCAGATCACACCGTTCAGCGCCGACCAGGTCTGTTTCGACTATGCGGTTGTGGAGCGCGACCCTGAGCGCGGTCGCCTGAAACTGGATCTGCGGCTGGTGCCCGTGGCGCGAGTCGACGAGTTGACCACCCTGCTGGGGGCGATTGGTGTTCGGCCGCATGCCGTGGACTGCCTGGCGTCTGCTGATGATTCGATCGTCGCCGAGGGCTTCAATCTGCTGTCGGAATCGGAGCGGCCGCGCTACGTCTACGCCAGGGCGCGCACCAACTGGCTGCTGGCCGGCGCCCTGGTTGGGGTGCTTGCCGTGGTTATGGCGGTCTCGCTGATCGTGCGGCAGCAGGCGGTCGATCGTCTCAACCGTGACGTCGAGCAGCTGCGTGCTCAGGCGGAAGCAGTGCTGGCGCTGCAGCAGGAGCTTGACGAGGCCCTGAATGCGGCGAATTTCCTGGCCGAGCATCGGCGCCAGCGCCCGGTCTTTGTTCGGGTGCTGGACGAAATCACGCGCATCCTGCCCGATGATATGTGGCTGCAGCAACTGCAGCTGAAGGAAAACGAGCTCGAAATGCACGGCATGGCCGACGGTGCCCAGCGACTGATCGAGCTGATCGATGATGCCGAAATGCTGACCGACGCCGAGTTTCGCGGCTCGATCGACATCGACCCCAACACCGGTCGGGAGCGATTCCGCGCCGCCGCCCGGGTACTGACACAGAATGAGCGCGATGCAGCTGCTGCCGAATCTCGAGAATAA
- the gspD gene encoding type II secretion system secretin GspD has translation MTDPSFRQYAVPPVVLYVPLLLMLLAACASTEDRRDAMQRSQPTEYAAGQSARPGDGEIRLRGGDEDSDEDSFEDTELFSGSGVFIDESATRPRAEPPSEDGEITLNFEGQGIQEVVHALLGQLFQENYVIAPGVSGEVTFATAKPIKRDQVMPVLEMLLRWNNATLIWREGRYHVVPVSDAVPGNLVPRLDSAQRARGYEVMAVPLEYVSPDKMAEILEPWAKEDAVFSTDNARSLLFLAGTRFELGNYLQIVETFDVDWLAGMSVGIFNLQRVEVGDLLPELEGIFGEEGDTPLAGMFRLLPLERLNALMVITPNEHYLEEAEKWIQRLDRSSPEAGARLYVYRVKNLDADVLAGYLGDLFGTGGGRSSRPRESRGGLAPGLERASTSTVGEFQQSRAERDSGGQDQRRITEGGLQLGADGDVRITAVIETNSLLIQASPSQYDAILSAIERLDEEPLQVIIEAQVIEVTLTDDLRYGVNWFLSNANPDSEDFPGFPEDSVFSPSREQDRALLGPGGLFTTITRRSVDRTFVTATINMLETLSDVRTLSTPTLLVRNNAEASINVGRQVPIQSTSISTGNSDRVLGTTQFLNTGIILEVTPRVNPGGLVYLQVRQEVSSPDQSDLDAGRNPTVANREVNTEVAVQSGQTVILGGLIQESSTRGRSGVPFLSRIPGLGALFGSRSNVADRSETLVLITPTVLESTERLEAVSRSIQRRFRGLKPLDGGSEADPDS, from the coding sequence ATGACTGATCCATCGTTTCGCCAATACGCCGTTCCCCCGGTCGTGCTGTATGTGCCGTTGTTGCTGATGCTGCTGGCCGCCTGCGCCTCCACCGAGGATCGTCGTGACGCCATGCAGCGGTCGCAGCCGACCGAATATGCCGCCGGACAGTCTGCGCGCCCCGGCGACGGTGAGATCCGGCTGCGTGGTGGTGACGAAGACTCGGATGAAGACAGTTTCGAGGACACCGAACTTTTTTCGGGCAGCGGCGTGTTCATCGACGAAAGCGCCACGCGGCCGCGCGCCGAACCGCCGTCGGAAGACGGCGAGATCACGCTCAATTTCGAGGGCCAGGGTATTCAGGAAGTGGTGCATGCCCTGCTTGGCCAGTTGTTCCAGGAGAACTACGTGATCGCCCCCGGAGTCAGCGGGGAGGTGACCTTCGCCACCGCCAAGCCGATCAAGCGTGACCAGGTCATGCCGGTGCTCGAGATGCTGTTGCGCTGGAATAACGCAACCCTGATCTGGCGCGAAGGGCGTTATCACGTGGTACCGGTTTCCGATGCCGTGCCCGGCAATCTCGTGCCACGCCTGGACTCGGCCCAGCGTGCCCGGGGCTACGAGGTGATGGCGGTGCCGCTGGAGTATGTATCGCCCGACAAGATGGCCGAGATTCTCGAGCCGTGGGCCAAGGAAGACGCCGTGTTCAGCACCGATAACGCGCGCAGCCTGCTGTTTCTGGCCGGCACGCGGTTCGAGCTGGGCAACTATCTGCAGATCGTCGAGACCTTCGACGTCGACTGGCTTGCCGGCATGTCGGTGGGCATTTTCAACCTGCAGCGGGTCGAGGTGGGTGACCTCCTGCCGGAGCTGGAGGGCATTTTCGGAGAGGAGGGCGATACGCCGCTGGCCGGCATGTTTCGCCTGCTGCCGCTCGAGCGGCTCAATGCGCTGATGGTCATCACCCCCAACGAGCACTACCTCGAAGAGGCGGAAAAATGGATCCAGCGCCTGGACCGCTCCAGTCCGGAGGCCGGTGCCCGGCTGTACGTCTACCGGGTCAAGAACCTGGACGCCGACGTGCTGGCCGGTTACCTGGGTGATCTGTTCGGCACCGGCGGCGGTCGCAGCAGCCGGCCGCGCGAGTCGCGCGGCGGCCTGGCGCCGGGGCTGGAGCGCGCGTCGACATCCACGGTTGGCGAGTTCCAGCAGTCGCGCGCCGAGCGCGACAGTGGCGGCCAGGATCAGCGCCGGATCACCGAGGGCGGGCTGCAGCTCGGCGCGGACGGGGATGTTCGCATCACCGCCGTGATCGAGACCAACTCGCTGCTGATCCAGGCCTCGCCGAGCCAGTACGATGCCATTCTCAGCGCCATCGAGCGGCTTGACGAAGAGCCGCTGCAGGTGATCATCGAGGCACAGGTCATCGAGGTGACGCTGACCGATGACCTGCGCTACGGGGTCAACTGGTTCCTGTCCAACGCCAACCCCGACAGCGAGGATTTTCCTGGATTTCCGGAAGATTCCGTGTTTTCCCCGTCGCGCGAACAGGACCGGGCCTTGCTCGGTCCGGGGGGGCTGTTTACGACCATTACCCGGCGCAGCGTCGATCGCACCTTCGTGACCGCAACGATCAATATGCTCGAGACCCTGTCGGATGTGCGCACGCTGTCGACGCCGACGCTGCTGGTGCGCAACAACGCCGAGGCCTCGATCAATGTCGGCCGCCAGGTGCCGATCCAGTCGACCTCGATCTCGACCGGCAATTCGGACCGGGTGCTGGGCACCACCCAGTTTCTCAACACCGGTATCATTCTCGAGGTGACGCCGCGCGTCAATCCCGGTGGCCTGGTCTATCTGCAGGTGCGCCAGGAGGTTTCAAGTCCCGACCAGAGCGACCTGGACGCAGGCCGCAACCCCACCGTGGCCAACCGCGAGGTCAATACAGAGGTGGCCGTCCAGTCCGGCCAGACGGTCATCCTGGGCGGGTTGATCCAGGAATCCAGCACCCGGGGCCGATCGGGCGTGCCGTTTCTGAGCCGGATCCCGGGCCTCGGCGCCTTGTTTGGGTCACGCAGCAATGTGGCCGATCGCTCCGAGACGCTGGTGCTGATTACGCCAACCGTGCTGGAGTCGACCGAGCGGCTGGAAGCGGTCTCACGCAGTATCCAGCGCCGTTTCCGGGGGCTCAAGCCGCTCGATGGCGGTAGCGAGGCCGATCCGGACTCTTGA
- a CDS encoding ABC transporter permease, translating into MRVLPQLIARDIASRLIGSYSGWVWVVLNPLLLLAVYAFVFGLIFRARVPAGLDMPFIAWLAVALWPWLMFSEGVLRGAQAIREHAALISKVALRRELLVVSSVSAVFLLHLAGYLGVLLVLQLTATAISWLALGNLLFHLATLYVFAAGLALALAALQVFVRDLEQAVPTLFMFWFFLTPILYAPDFLPGDMGQWLQLNPVTWWMEGIRSALLHGQRLPGMDALWLVGFAALSGWGGLALFRRLCPHFEDFL; encoded by the coding sequence GTGCGCGTACTGCCGCAACTGATCGCGCGCGATATCGCCTCGCGCCTGATCGGGAGCTACAGCGGCTGGGTCTGGGTGGTGCTCAACCCGCTGCTCCTGCTGGCCGTCTACGCCTTTGTCTTTGGCCTGATCTTCCGCGCGCGGGTGCCGGCCGGTCTGGACATGCCGTTCATTGCCTGGCTGGCCGTCGCGCTTTGGCCCTGGCTGATGTTCTCCGAGGGTGTGCTGCGCGGCGCCCAGGCCATACGCGAACACGCCGCGCTGATCTCCAAGGTTGCACTACGCCGCGAGCTGCTGGTCGTCTCGTCGGTCAGCGCGGTCTTCCTGCTTCACCTGGCCGGTTATCTGGGTGTGCTGCTGGTGCTCCAGCTCACGGCCACCGCGATCAGCTGGCTGGCGCTGGGCAACCTGCTGTTTCACCTGGCCACGCTCTATGTTTTCGCCGCTGGTCTGGCGCTGGCCCTGGCCGCGCTGCAGGTGTTCGTGCGTGATCTCGAGCAGGCGGTGCCGACGCTGTTCATGTTCTGGTTCTTTCTCACCCCCATTCTATACGCGCCTGATTTTCTGCCTGGCGATATGGGCCAGTGGCTGCAGCTCAACCCGGTAACCTGGTGGATGGAAGGCATCCGTTCGGCGCTGCTTCACGGTCAGCGCCTGCCGGGCATGGATGCCCTCTGGCTGGTCGGTTTTGCAGCGTTGTCGGGCTGGGGCGGGCTGGCGCTCTTTCGCCGTCTCTGCCCCCATTTCGAGGACTTCCTGTGA